From a single Sphingosinicellaceae bacterium genomic region:
- a CDS encoding glutathione transferase GstA gives MKIYYSPGACSLASHVVLHEAGVAFDSERVDLKTKLTASGADFNAVTVKGYVPALILDDGAPLTENIAVLDYLAGLYPQFGLAGPLGRTRLLETLAYISTEIHKSYKPFWHDGDDRQKADASAYITKRMAYLGDRVAGDYLLGDHPSVADFYLLVTMLWADKFGVTIPGTLAGVYARLKGRPAVQATFEAEGLA, from the coding sequence ATGAAGATCTATTATTCGCCCGGTGCCTGCAGCCTCGCCTCCCACGTCGTCCTGCATGAGGCCGGCGTCGCGTTCGACAGCGAGCGCGTCGACCTCAAGACCAAGCTGACCGCGTCGGGCGCCGACTTCAACGCCGTCACGGTCAAGGGCTATGTCCCGGCGCTGATCCTCGACGACGGCGCGCCGTTGACCGAGAACATCGCAGTGCTGGATTACCTGGCGGGGCTGTATCCGCAGTTTGGTCTTGCGGGACCGCTCGGCCGCACCCGCCTGCTTGAAACGCTCGCCTACATCTCGACCGAAATCCACAAGAGCTACAAGCCGTTCTGGCATGATGGCGATGACCGCCAGAAGGCCGACGCGAGCGCCTACATCACCAAGCGGATGGCGTACCTCGGCGACCGCGTCGCCGGCGACTATCTGCTGGGCGACCATCCGAGCGTCGCGGACTTCTACCTGCTGGTGACGATGCTGTGGGCGGACAAGTTCGGCGTCACCATCCCCGGCACCCTGGCCGGCGTGTACGCGCGGCTAAAGGGCCGGCCCGCCGTGCAGGCGACGTTCGAAGCCGAGGGTCTGGCCTGA
- a CDS encoding transposase, which produces METSIAQNVGVDICKATLDVHLHPAGTARQFTNDAKGLKALLGWLADRRIARVVFEPTGRYHHNFERRLGSAGLPLAKVNPRQARRFAEAIGCNAKTDAVDAAMLARMGALLELPSRPIVSEILDDMKELQVARLGLVKDRTAAKNREHVCRSRLLKRHAAQRLAQIDRQIAAIDAELKASLSREPDLATRFEVLVSIPGIGETTAIAMLIEMPELGTLDSKQVASLAGLAPIARDSGQHRGKRHIRGGRAQLRHALYMPALVATRFNADMKAKYKALVAAGKPPKVAITAVMRKLVILANSLLKTGRNWTPKSA; this is translated from the coding sequence ATGGAGACCAGTATAGCTCAGAATGTCGGCGTCGATATCTGCAAAGCGACGCTCGACGTTCACTTGCACCCGGCGGGCACAGCCCGCCAGTTCACCAATGATGCCAAAGGCCTCAAGGCCTTGCTGGGCTGGCTTGCAGATCGTCGCATCGCCCGCGTCGTCTTCGAGCCGACCGGACGCTACCACCACAACTTCGAGCGCCGGCTCGGTAGTGCCGGCTTGCCGCTTGCCAAGGTCAACCCGCGCCAGGCCCGGCGCTTTGCCGAGGCAATCGGCTGCAACGCCAAGACCGATGCAGTCGACGCCGCGATGCTGGCACGCATGGGTGCCTTGCTCGAGCTGCCGTCGCGGCCAATCGTCAGCGAGATCCTCGACGATATGAAGGAGTTGCAGGTTGCCAGGCTCGGCCTGGTCAAGGACCGGACCGCTGCAAAGAACCGCGAGCATGTTTGTCGCTCGCGGCTTTTGAAACGCCACGCCGCGCAGCGGCTTGCCCAGATCGACCGGCAGATCGCCGCGATCGACGCCGAGCTGAAAGCCAGCCTGTCCCGCGAGCCGGACCTTGCAACGCGCTTCGAGGTTCTCGTCTCCATTCCCGGTATCGGCGAGACTACGGCGATCGCCATGCTCATCGAAATGCCCGAACTCGGAACGCTCGACAGCAAGCAGGTCGCGTCGCTGGCCGGCCTCGCACCAATCGCCCGCGACAGCGGGCAGCACCGCGGCAAGCGTCATATCCGGGGCGGACGAGCCCAGCTGCGACACGCGCTTTACATGCCCGCGCTCGTCGCCACCCGGTTCAACGCCGACATGAAGGCTAAATATAAGGCTCTCGTTGCTGCCGGAAAACCGCCGAAAGTAGCCATCACAGCGGTCATGCGTAAGCTCGTCATCCTGGCAAACTCGCTGCTCAAAACAGGCAGAAACTGGACACCGAAATCCGCTTGA
- a CDS encoding IS630 family transposase (programmed frameshift), with protein MTKALSIDLRERVVAVIDGGLSRRQAAARFGVSVSSAIRWHALARQTGAATPKRQGGDRRSGRIEAHADMILGAVARQPDITLAELREMLTGHGVTVGIATLWRFFARRKITPQKKSGHAAEQDRPDVVARREAWFEGQLDLDPHRLVFIDETGANTKMARLHGRAPCGQRLRMSVPHGHWKTTTFTGALRLTGMTAPMVLDGPMTGEWFLAYVEQVLGPTLSPGDVIIMDNLPAHKGAAVREAIEASGATLLFLPPYSPDFNPIENAFSKLKALLRKAAARTVDQLWTVIGNSLDAFTPDECANYFRHAGYDAY; from the exons ATGACCAAGGCGCTGTCGATCGATCTTCGTGAGCGTGTTGTTGCGGTGATCGACGGGGGTTTGTCACGACGCCAGGCGGCGGCTCGGTTCGGGGTCAGCGTGTCGAGCGCGATCCGTTGGCATGCGCTGGCGAGACAGACGGGTGCTGCCACGCCAAAGCGGCAGGGCGGCGACCGGCGCTCGGGACGGATCGAGGCCCATGCCGACATGATCCTCGGCGCCGTCGCCAGGCAGCCCGACATCACGCTTGCCGAGCTACGCGAGATGCTTACCGGGCACGGCGTCACCGTCGGCATCGCGACGCTGTGGCGGTTCTTCGCGCGTCGGAAGATCACGC CTCAAAAAAAGTCCGGGCATGCAGCGGAGCAGGATCGTCCCGACGTCGTAGCTCGCCGCGAGGCGTGGTTCGAAGGTCAGCTCGACCTCGATCCGCATCGCCTCGTGTTCATCGACGAGACCGGGGCCAACACCAAGATGGCGCGCCTTCACGGGCGTGCCCCGTGCGGGCAGCGGCTGCGGATGAGCGTGCCGCACGGACATTGGAAAACCACGACGTTTACGGGCGCTCTGCGGTTGACGGGCATGACCGCGCCGATGGTGCTCGACGGCCCGATGACGGGCGAGTGGTTCCTCGCCTATGTCGAGCAGGTGCTGGGGCCGACGCTCAGCCCCGGCGACGTGATCATCATGGACAACCTGCCAGCCCACAAAGGCGCCGCCGTCCGTGAAGCCATTGAGGCGAGCGGCGCGACGCTGCTCTTCCTCCCGCCATACTCGCCCGACTTCAACCCGATCGAAAACGCCTTCTCGAAGCTCAAGGCGCTGCTCCGAAAAGCCGCCGCCCGAACCGTCGACCAGCTCTGGACCGTCATCGGCAACAGCCTCGACGCATTCACACCCGACGAATGCGCCAACTACTTCAGGCACGCCGGCTATGATGCGTACTGA